In Thermorudis peleae, a genomic segment contains:
- a CDS encoding sigma-70 family RNA polymerase sigma factor produces MTTEIALAPTDDELVYRFSHGDDNAFVTLYERYVDRIYDFTARLLGDREAAADATQETFLKALTALRERPPQGGVRPWLFTIARNVAIDQLRRRRTTPLSALRTPEGDEWQPAQLSSGAGDDPEAAASQAELAALVWQAARGLNPADYALLDLSVRQGLSPEEIAQATGASRGSIHTRLSRLRDALEESLTTLILAKRGRADCPALASLLAGYTLPADLTPALRRAVARHANQCEVCQRNRRRYATAVELLPALVPIVPSPALRETLRERVTQAMRPATAPATPSSAPSRAGHWLTSTALGKVVIGTVALVALTALGVAGALWGTVDVSLQTANCPPLELRFGGAGDLVARATGLPTVLEPGQPVHWHLPLGTLRTTVTPAAADLAIDGVPVQIRIDVDLAQVLWDGQELLGQGTRHLPLARGSTHTLTLVCR; encoded by the coding sequence ATGACAACGGAGATCGCGCTTGCCCCAACTGATGATGAACTCGTGTACCGCTTCTCACACGGTGACGACAACGCGTTCGTCACGCTCTATGAACGGTATGTCGACCGGATCTATGACTTTACGGCCCGGCTGCTCGGCGACCGCGAGGCAGCGGCTGATGCGACCCAGGAGACATTCCTCAAAGCCCTGACGGCGTTGCGCGAGCGCCCACCGCAGGGTGGCGTGCGTCCATGGCTCTTCACGATTGCCCGGAACGTGGCGATCGACCAGCTGCGCCGCCGGCGGACAACGCCGCTGTCGGCGCTGCGCACGCCGGAGGGAGACGAGTGGCAACCGGCCCAGCTGAGCAGCGGGGCTGGTGATGACCCTGAGGCTGCTGCGTCGCAAGCTGAGCTCGCGGCCCTCGTCTGGCAGGCAGCCCGTGGGCTGAACCCGGCTGACTATGCCTTGCTCGATCTCAGCGTGCGGCAAGGCCTTTCGCCCGAGGAAATCGCGCAGGCAACCGGCGCAAGCCGCGGCAGCATCCACACGCGCCTGAGCCGCCTTCGCGACGCCCTTGAGGAGAGTCTCACCACGCTCATCCTGGCCAAGCGTGGACGCGCCGACTGCCCCGCCCTTGCGTCCTTGCTGGCCGGCTACACCCTTCCGGCTGACTTAACGCCAGCATTGCGGCGAGCCGTTGCGCGTCATGCCAACCAGTGCGAGGTTTGCCAGCGTAACCGCCGCCGCTACGCGACCGCAGTTGAACTCCTCCCGGCGCTTGTGCCCATTGTGCCAAGTCCAGCCTTGCGAGAGACACTGCGCGAGCGGGTCACGCAGGCAATGCGGCCCGCAACTGCGCCAGCAACACCATCCTCGGCGCCGTCTCGCGCCGGTCACTGGTTGACCAGCACGGCGTTGGGGAAAGTCGTGATCGGGACGGTTGCCCTCGTCGCCTTGACCGCGCTCGGCGTGGCTGGAGCGCTCTGGGGCACCGTTGACGTTTCCCTCCAGACTGCTAACTGTCCGCCGCTTGAGTTGCGCTTTGGCGGGGCTGGTGATCTTGTAGCGCGAGCAACCGGGTTACCAACCGTGCTGGAGCCAGGTCAGCCGGTGCACTGGCACCTGCCGCTTGGCACACTGCGTACGACGGTAACGCCGGCTGCAGCCGACCTGGCCATCGACGGGGTACCCGTCCAGATCCGCATTGACGTCGATCTTGCGCAGGTCCTGTGGGACGGGCAGGAATTGCTCGGCCAGGGGACGCGCCACCTGCCCCTGGCGCGCGGTTCGACGCATACATTGACGCTCGTTTGCCGATAA